A single Candidatus Thermokryptus mobilis DNA region contains:
- the ftsH gene encoding ATP-dependent zinc metalloprotease FtsH: MKKQTQFSIAYYIIAVIILILLQYFIFHPPLKEISYKEFKDRISKGDVEAVQIGSEKIIVTFKKDVVDREKVPRVVEVVKLPDESLIKELQERGIDYRGVVESNWGRDLLLNWILPIAFFVILWAILIRRFSPTQNVMTFGKSKARIYAADEKNKVTFNDVAGLDEVIEEVKEIVDFLKNPKKYQRLGAKIPKGVLLVGPPGTGKTLLARAIAGEAGVPFFYLSGSDFVEMFVGVGAARVRDLFAQAKEKAPCIIFIDEIDAIGKARARGVVYGGIDERENTLNQLLVEMDGFDSSIGVIIMAATNRPDVLDPALLRPGRFDRQIVLSRPDLKGRVAIFKVHARNLKLADDVDFETLAAQTPGFAGAEIANVCNEAALLAARKGKDKVEMSDFQEAIERVIAGLEKRNKVISEKEKRIVAYHESGHAIVGYYIPGADVVQKVSIIPRSIGALGYTLRTPTEERYLLTKEELYGKIAGILGGRAAEEIVFGQISTGAHDDLKKATEIARLMVTTYGMSEKLGHVSLAEIEEMEFLNKGPFSKPYSEETARLIDEEVKKIIDESYKKAIQVLIKHRDKLDKLANRLLEKEVIDRKELEEILGQN; encoded by the coding sequence ATGAAAAAACAAACGCAATTTTCAATAGCATATTACATAATCGCTGTGATAATTTTGATTTTGCTTCAGTATTTTATTTTTCACCCACCGTTGAAGGAAATTTCGTATAAGGAGTTCAAGGATAGAATTTCAAAGGGTGATGTTGAAGCGGTTCAAATCGGTAGCGAAAAAATAATTGTCACATTCAAAAAGGATGTGGTTGATAGAGAAAAAGTTCCCCGGGTGGTTGAAGTTGTTAAGTTGCCTGATGAGAGCTTGATAAAGGAACTTCAAGAAAGAGGCATTGATTATCGCGGGGTTGTTGAAAGCAATTGGGGTAGGGATTTGCTTTTGAATTGGATTTTACCGATAGCTTTTTTTGTGATTTTGTGGGCGATTTTGATAAGAAGATTTTCGCCAACGCAAAATGTTATGACATTTGGAAAAAGCAAGGCGCGAATTTACGCAGCGGATGAGAAAAATAAGGTTACTTTTAACGATGTCGCAGGGCTTGATGAGGTAATTGAGGAGGTGAAAGAGATTGTTGATTTTTTGAAGAATCCGAAGAAGTATCAGCGTCTTGGGGCAAAAATTCCAAAAGGTGTTCTCCTTGTTGGTCCGCCTGGGACTGGGAAAACACTTTTGGCAAGAGCGATAGCAGGTGAAGCTGGTGTTCCATTTTTCTATCTTAGTGGTTCTGATTTTGTTGAGATGTTCGTTGGTGTTGGAGCTGCAAGGGTTCGCGACCTATTCGCTCAGGCGAAGGAAAAAGCGCCATGCATAATTTTCATTGATGAAATTGACGCAATAGGAAAAGCAAGGGCAAGAGGTGTTGTCTACGGAGGCATTGACGAGAGGGAGAACACATTAAATCAATTGCTCGTTGAAATGGACGGTTTTGACTCAAGCATCGGGGTTATCATAATGGCTGCTACAAATAGACCTGATGTCCTTGACCCGGCTCTTTTGAGACCGGGAAGATTTGACAGGCAGATAGTTTTAAGCAGACCTGACCTTAAAGGAAGGGTCGCGATTTTTAAAGTACACGCAAGGAATTTGAAGCTTGCTGATGATGTTGATTTTGAAACACTTGCTGCACAAACACCGGGTTTCGCTGGGGCTGAAATTGCTAATGTTTGTAATGAAGCTGCTCTTTTAGCTGCGAGGAAAGGTAAGGACAAGGTTGAAATGTCTGACTTTCAAGAGGCAATTGAAAGGGTGATAGCGGGGCTTGAGAAAAGAAACAAAGTGATAAGCGAGAAGGAAAAAAGAATCGTTGCTTATCATGAATCCGGGCATGCAATTGTCGGATACTACATACCCGGTGCTGATGTAGTTCAAAAGGTTTCAATCATTCCGCGAAGCATCGGAGCTCTTGGTTATACGCTCAGAACCCCAACCGAGGAGAGATATCTATTGACGAAGGAGGAACTTTACGGTAAAATTGCTGGAATTTTAGGAGGAAGAGCTGCTGAGGAAATTGTTTTCGGACAAATATCAACGGGTGCACATGATGACCTGAAGAAAGCCACTGAGATAGCACGTCTTATGGTCACAACATATGGAATGAGTGAAAAACTCGGTCATGTGTCCCTTGCTGAAATTGAAGAAATGGAATTTTTGAACAAGGGACCTTTTTCTAAACCATACAGTGAGGAAACGGCAAGATTAATTGATGAGGAGGTTAAAAAGATCATTGATGAAAGTTATAAAAAGGCAATTCAGGTGTTGATTAAACATAGAGACAAGCTTGACAAATTGGCGAATCGCCTTCTTGAGAAGGAAGTGATTGATAGAAAAGAATTGGAGGAAATTTTAGGTCAAAATTAA
- a CDS encoding DUF481 domain-containing protein — MRCKFVTFLFLFCLHAFSMDDGAGDTKVKSTPLQFQGTFGFTLTSGNSDTRILTFDSDVKKQFERFIHYIRLNLAYGTSRYGSGPRIETTNNWAISTRIDWFTSDSKRSYLFISTGLTGNKFKGYWSRRNFQLGAGYSFFPEVDTLRLKFGLGIDYSKDNLVVKGTLDDEVFFALLKPEFEIVVSKNLKIGNNANCFVDFQKLNNYRVNSKTYLNLRVTNRLAVSFNFTLNYDNKPRFIPEIGENGKPTGKLTLAKPSDKIFNIGISITV, encoded by the coding sequence ATGAGGTGTAAATTTGTGACTTTTTTATTCCTTTTTTGTTTACACGCCTTCTCAATGGATGACGGGGCTGGGGATACTAAGGTGAAATCAACCCCACTTCAATTTCAGGGCACATTTGGATTCACATTGACATCCGGCAATTCGGATACAAGGATTTTAACTTTTGATTCAGATGTGAAGAAACAGTTTGAAAGGTTCATTCATTATATTCGTCTGAATCTTGCTTACGGGACATCGCGTTATGGTTCGGGACCAAGGATTGAGACCACGAACAACTGGGCAATATCAACTCGGATTGACTGGTTCACTTCAGATAGTAAGAGAAGTTATCTTTTTATTTCAACTGGATTGACAGGGAACAAATTCAAGGGATATTGGTCAAGGCGAAATTTTCAACTTGGTGCAGGTTATAGTTTTTTCCCCGAAGTAGATACGCTACGGCTCAAGTTCGGGCTTGGGATTGATTATTCAAAGGATAATCTTGTGGTTAAAGGAACTCTTGACGATGAGGTATTTTTTGCCCTGTTGAAGCCGGAGTTTGAAATCGTCGTAAGCAAGAACCTGAAAATTGGGAATAATGCAAACTGCTTTGTTGATTTTCAAAAGCTTAACAACTACAGGGTGAATTCAAAGACATATCTTAATTTAAGGGTCACTAATCGCTTAGCTGTTAGTTTTAACTTCACATTGAACTATGATAACAAACCGAGGTTTATCCCTGAGATTGGAGAGAACGGCAAACCGACCGGGAAATTGACGCTTGCAAAGCCATCGGATAAAATTTTTAACATAGGGATTTCAATCACGGTGTGA
- a CDS encoding DNA internalization-related competence protein ComEC/Rec2 — protein sequence MVKIQGYVISLPEVKNNRTNFIIRSDKIFVQDREIDVSGDVFVSIRKGKSPFDVFPSVGYGDKIEVIGVLKKPIGSRNPEEFDFGRYLKIHDIDAVFLSYVLSHVKVVEKFKPSLSQPIEFLKSVAFKIRLKVFALIDSVMPSVEASFLKGLTLGYRGEMPKEVRQYFIDTGTYHILAVSGLHVGIISSMFFALTSFLRVGLMLRISLTIFGLVVYAFIVGLPPSVVRAVIMASIFLIGVGIERRIDIFNLLGFSAILILLFDSKQIFHPGFQLSFSAVASIVYFYPRIFKFVSNLPLMSSYVLLQKVLSLFFVSLSAQILTLPFTVSYFNKISFISLIANIFIVPLVGIAVPLGFAMLISYPISGFVGDVFANATWFVLNLTLSLAKFLAEIPFAYVEARSDVLFSIALVYLSLFLIVKIKSKNLMKRIVFAVLIVANIYVYFFSDGVFFERKNFKSFEVTVLDVGQGDAIFVQFPDGKNILIDGGNKTFNFDPGQRVIEPFLKKKGINKIDAVLVTHPHNDHIGGIPYILENFEVGAVIDNGLNYSSEIYRRYLDIINRKGIRHIVARAGDKIELSKVARIYVLHPIEPFVGDYNGEDKYGSGHAVNNSSVVIKIQYGGNSFLFMGDAEKEAEESMIKIYDTFLKSDWIKVGHHGSETSSSPAFVLKVKPTWAVISVGKYNKYNHPSDIVLRRYNLIGSKIHRTDEEGAGVFRSDGKDIEKVQWRD from the coding sequence GTGGTTAAAATCCAAGGGTATGTGATTTCCCTTCCAGAGGTGAAAAATAATAGAACGAATTTTATAATTCGCTCCGATAAAATCTTTGTCCAAGATAGGGAAATAGATGTTTCAGGTGATGTTTTTGTTAGCATTAGAAAAGGTAAGTCTCCGTTTGATGTTTTTCCAAGCGTCGGCTATGGAGATAAAATTGAGGTAATTGGAGTTTTGAAAAAACCAATAGGGTCGCGCAATCCGGAGGAATTTGATTTTGGCAGATATTTGAAGATACACGACATTGATGCTGTGTTTTTATCATACGTTTTGAGCCATGTTAAGGTGGTTGAAAAATTTAAACCGAGTTTATCCCAACCGATTGAATTTTTAAAAAGCGTTGCTTTTAAAATTCGCTTGAAGGTTTTTGCTTTGATTGACAGCGTTATGCCTTCCGTTGAGGCTTCCTTTTTAAAGGGGCTCACCCTTGGTTATAGAGGTGAGATGCCGAAGGAAGTTCGCCAGTATTTCATTGACACTGGGACATATCATATACTTGCTGTTTCAGGTCTCCATGTTGGGATAATATCTTCAATGTTTTTCGCTTTGACGAGTTTCTTAAGGGTTGGATTGATGTTAAGAATTTCTCTAACCATATTCGGGCTTGTCGTTTATGCTTTTATAGTTGGATTACCACCGTCTGTTGTAAGGGCTGTTATAATGGCGTCAATTTTTTTGATCGGGGTTGGAATTGAAAGAAGGATTGATATTTTCAATTTGCTTGGATTTTCTGCCATTTTAATTTTGCTTTTTGATTCAAAGCAAATTTTTCACCCTGGATTTCAACTTTCTTTTTCTGCTGTTGCTTCAATTGTTTATTTTTATCCGAGGATTTTTAAGTTCGTTTCAAATTTACCTTTGATGTCAAGTTATGTGTTGCTTCAAAAAGTTTTAAGTTTATTTTTCGTATCTTTGAGCGCACAGATTTTAACTTTACCATTCACAGTTTCATATTTCAACAAAATTTCCTTTATCTCGCTCATTGCAAATATTTTCATCGTTCCCCTCGTTGGAATAGCTGTACCGCTTGGATTTGCGATGCTCATATCTTATCCGATATCTGGTTTTGTTGGCGATGTCTTCGCAAATGCGACTTGGTTTGTTTTAAATTTGACATTGTCGTTAGCTAAATTTTTAGCTGAAATTCCTTTCGCTTATGTTGAGGCGAGAAGCGATGTTCTTTTTTCAATTGCTTTAGTTTATTTATCTTTGTTTTTGATTGTAAAAATAAAATCTAAAAATTTGATGAAAAGAATCGTTTTTGCCGTTTTAATTGTTGCGAACATTTATGTTTATTTTTTCTCTGACGGGGTATTTTTTGAGCGGAAAAATTTTAAAAGTTTTGAGGTCACAGTTCTTGATGTCGGGCAAGGTGACGCTATATTTGTGCAATTCCCAGACGGGAAAAATATTTTAATTGACGGCGGAAATAAAACATTTAATTTTGACCCGGGTCAAAGGGTGATTGAGCCATTTTTGAAGAAGAAAGGCATAAATAAAATTGATGCTGTCTTAGTGACGCATCCGCACAATGATCACATCGGTGGAATTCCGTATATACTTGAAAATTTTGAGGTCGGAGCTGTGATAGATAACGGGTTGAATTATAGTTCGGAGATTTACAGGAGATATCTTGATATAATAAATCGCAAAGGCATAAGGCATATAGTCGCAAGGGCTGGGGATAAAATTGAGCTATCAAAAGTCGCAAGAATTTATGTCCTTCATCCGATAGAACCATTTGTTGGGGATTATAACGGTGAAGATAAATATGGATCTGGGCATGCTGTTAATAATTCCTCTGTCGTGATAAAGATTCAATATGGTGGTAATTCATTTCTTTTCATGGGGGATGCTGAGAAGGAGGCAGAGGAGTCAATGATAAAAATTTATGATACATTTTTGAAGAGCGATTGGATAAAAGTCGGACATCATGGAAGTGAGACAAGTAGTTCACCTGCGTTTGTCTTGAAGGTTAAACCGACTTGGGCTGTGATTTCAGTTGGGAAGTATAATAAGTATAATCATCCTTCGGATATAGTTTTGAGGCGCTATAATTTGATTGGTAGTAAGATTCACAGGACGGATGAGGAGGGTGCAGGTGTATTTAGGTCTGATGGGAAAGATATTGAAAAGGTTCAATGGAGGGATTAA
- a CDS encoding MotA/TolQ/ExbB proton channel family protein produces the protein MSFQVVLAFLIQATPQKGSFVEEIANILVQKYIEGGFFMHPILAILIIGLGLSIAKWISLSKASINTRKFLNEVKKALDEGGVEKALEVCQKTPGPVASIFQAGLLRANEGIEAAEKAIIAYGGVEMAFLERGLVWLSLFISLAPLLGFTGTVQGMIVAFDSIKEAKNISPEIVAGGISIALLTTLFGLIVAIILQTFYNYFVSKVDRIVVDMEESSIELIDVLASMQLGKKVAAGEVKNTSK, from the coding sequence ATGTCATTTCAAGTCGTATTAGCATTTTTGATTCAGGCGACACCGCAGAAAGGTAGTTTCGTTGAGGAGATAGCGAATATTCTTGTTCAGAAGTATATTGAGGGTGGTTTTTTCATGCATCCAATTCTTGCGATTTTGATCATTGGGTTGGGTTTAAGCATTGCGAAGTGGATTTCGCTTTCCAAGGCGAGCATTAACACGAGGAAATTTTTAAATGAGGTTAAGAAGGCACTGGATGAGGGTGGCGTTGAGAAGGCGCTTGAAGTTTGTCAGAAAACCCCTGGACCTGTAGCGAGCATTTTCCAAGCAGGACTTTTAAGGGCAAATGAAGGAATTGAAGCAGCGGAAAAAGCGATCATCGCTTATGGTGGCGTTGAAATGGCTTTCCTAGAAAGAGGACTTGTCTGGCTTTCGCTTTTCATATCACTTGCACCTCTACTTGGGTTTACTGGGACAGTGCAAGGAATGATCGTTGCTTTTGACTCAATTAAAGAAGCGAAGAACATTTCGCCAGAAATTGTTGCTGGTGGTATTTCAATAGCCCTTTTGACAACTCTTTTCGGTCTTATCGTTGCTATAATTTTGCAGACATTTTATAACTATTTTGTCTCCAAGGTTGATAGAATTGTGGTGGATATGGAAGAAAGTTCAATTGAACTCATTGATGTTCTTGCATCTATGCAATTGGGCAAGAAAGTTGCTGCAGGTGAAGTAAAGAATACATCAAAATAA
- a CDS encoding ExbD/TolR family protein, protein MLKRRKRAEAEIPSASMADIAFELLIFFLVATTFDVDTGIGLVLPPAAETTEQVKIKQSDIAKLLVNAAGEVLLDGELITVPQIRETIKNKIKQNPKLIVSIKTDRETNYSRYIEVLDELKLAYNDLREEHSLKTYGKSFKDLNRDQQEEVKKAIPIRISIAEPEEVK, encoded by the coding sequence ATGCTTAAGAGGAGAAAAAGAGCTGAAGCGGAAATCCCGTCTGCTTCAATGGCTGACATAGCGTTTGAGTTGTTGATTTTTTTCTTGGTTGCGACGACATTTGATGTTGACACTGGAATAGGGCTTGTGCTTCCTCCTGCTGCTGAAACAACTGAACAAGTCAAAATTAAACAGAGCGACATCGCAAAGCTCCTTGTAAATGCTGCCGGTGAGGTTCTTCTTGACGGTGAGTTAATTACAGTTCCGCAGATAAGGGAGACGATAAAGAATAAAATCAAGCAAAATCCAAAACTTATCGTTTCAATAAAAACCGATAGGGAGACCAATTACAGCCGTTATATTGAAGTCCTTGATGAATTAAAACTTGCTTACAATGATTTGCGTGAAGAGCACTCTTTGAAAACATATGGAAAATCTTTCAAAGACCTTAACCGTGATCAGCAGGAGGAAGTGAAGAAGGCAATCCCAATTCGTATTTCAATTGCTGAGCCAGAGGAAGTTAAATAA
- a CDS encoding ExbD/TolR family protein, with amino-acid sequence MKFQKKFGQMKPRVPTSSLPDIIFMMLLFFMVTTTIKVFDVKVRYILPEAKAIEKIENKRLVSYIWVGRDGRIQVDDNIVQLDDLIDIMYRKRQENPNVIVSLRIDRDSKMGIVIDIQQRLRKADALRINYSTLQKL; translated from the coding sequence ATGAAATTTCAGAAAAAGTTTGGACAGATGAAACCGCGCGTTCCAACGTCGTCTTTGCCGGATATAATCTTTATGATGTTGTTGTTCTTTATGGTGACGACGACTATAAAAGTTTTTGATGTCAAGGTGAGATATATTTTGCCTGAAGCAAAAGCCATTGAGAAGATTGAAAACAAGCGTCTTGTCTCTTATATTTGGGTTGGGAGGGACGGTAGAATCCAGGTTGATGATAATATCGTTCAGCTTGATGACCTCATTGACATCATGTATAGGAAGAGGCAGGAGAATCCAAATGTTATCGTTTCGCTTAGGATTGACCGCGACTCAAAGATGGGAATCGTCATTGATATTCAGCAGCGCCTCAGGAAGGCGGACGCTTTGAGAATTAATTATTCAACTTTGCAAAAGTTGTAA
- a CDS encoding GatB/YqeY domain-containing protein yields MGLKERLSEDLKNAMKSGDKIRLEVVRMLQTMLRRREIERKGEGKELTEEDEIQVIKSEIKKRKEAIELFEKGGRVDLAEKERKELEILNEYLPEQMSEEEIREIVGRIIQETGAVGQKDFGKVMGLAMKELKGKADGSLVQKIVKEKLGM; encoded by the coding sequence ATGGGATTGAAGGAAAGGTTAAGTGAGGACTTAAAAAATGCGATGAAGTCGGGGGATAAAATTCGGCTTGAGGTTGTAAGAATGCTTCAGACGATGCTTAGACGTAGGGAAATTGAGAGAAAAGGGGAAGGAAAGGAATTAACAGAAGAGGATGAAATTCAAGTTATAAAATCTGAGATAAAAAAGCGCAAAGAAGCGATTGAACTTTTTGAGAAAGGCGGAAGGGTTGACCTTGCGGAGAAGGAGAGGAAAGAGCTTGAAATTTTGAATGAGTATCTACCAGAGCAGATGTCAGAGGAAGAGATAAGGGAAATCGTTGGGCGGATAATACAAGAAACCGGGGCAGTGGGACAAAAAGATTTCGGTAAAGTGATGGGCTTAGCTATGAAAGAGTTGAAAGGAAAGGCGGATGGCTCGCTCGTTCAAAAGATAGTCAAAGAAAAACTCGGCATGTGA
- a CDS encoding CvpA family protein, translating to MNWLDYVILGIIAIFVYRGFRKGFLSRVLGLAGVVAGIWLGVRYNFKVAQFLKDLGISAEIAPYFAMFLIFVACILVATLIARFLRNVSVFVEITDNILGAFLGLVEGLLIIGVLLIFLGSLNFPSEEIRNSSKFYKPVIKATVSIYDFIEKNFGSKIKFKERIQKTIESIKGG from the coding sequence ATGAATTGGCTTGATTATGTTATACTTGGAATAATAGCAATTTTTGTGTATCGCGGTTTCAGAAAAGGATTTTTAAGTAGGGTGCTCGGACTTGCTGGAGTAGTCGCAGGGATATGGTTGGGCGTTAGATATAATTTTAAAGTCGCTCAGTTTCTTAAAGATCTTGGCATTTCAGCTGAAATAGCACCTTATTTTGCGATGTTTTTGATATTTGTCGCCTGTATATTGGTTGCGACTTTGATTGCGAGATTTTTGAGAAATGTTTCCGTTTTCGTTGAGATTACGGACAATATACTTGGTGCTTTTCTTGGATTGGTTGAGGGTTTGTTGATAATTGGTGTGTTGTTGATTTTTCTTGGTTCATTGAATTTCCCATCCGAGGAAATCAGAAACTCGTCAAAGTTTTATAAGCCAGTTATCAAGGCGACGGTTTCAATTTACGATTTCATTGAGAAAAATTTCGGCTCAAAAATTAAGTTCAAGGAGCGAATTCAAAAAACAATTGAGTCAATAAAAGGTGGATAA
- a CDS encoding endonuclease MutS2 encodes MDKETLKKLEFDKIKEYILSFATSQLGVEQVEKLSPLTNKSIIERELNLTIEMKDILAYDDPFPIDGIKDIRVALRRCEIEESFLSPQDFLDIKSVLSVSRLIRDYLSKRSQKYPNLWELARNIFVNRVLEYTIDEVIDENGNVKDSASAELRQIREEILRKQDYVRRRLYAILKQISERDYTQDDIIPQRDGRLVIPVKVEHKRHVAGVVHGTSSTGLTVFIEPAEIVELNNEILQLQFQEQKEIERILKGLTDKVRENLRYLQTNVTILSKFDFIYAKAKFVLQIDGQVPEVAEEGQMIFEGAYHPILLLRHGRGKTVSLDFKLGNGSSVLVISGPNSGGKTVVLKTVGLLTLMVQAGVPIPAKEKSRVRIFKKVYIDIGDEQSVERDLSSFGSHVKNLKRIISEADSKTLVLLDELGSGTDPAEGGALGIAIIEKLKRKGSFVIVTTHNSALKFYAYSNPEIECGAMEFDHQTLAPTYRLRIGVPGSSYAFEIAKRLGLDEDIIVDARKRLDESQVRIEEILSNLEALEVEYRKKVAELMLKEESLNKMLAEYKQKLIEVEKERKRAKREAIAELREVVENARARIEEAIRKVKETSASKESIKKAHAVAEQIERQFYEISKQIETDEGIVSDEFKPGDFVKMKDGTQVGEVLQVEGTNLVVAFGSVKMVLKADEVEKVSQKEAKKLSLATDLFASVSTKIDVRGMRSDEAITAVDKFIDTSFLHRLKQVQIIHGKGTGKLKKEITEFLKRHPNVKSFRSGSWEEGGDGVTIVELNID; translated from the coding sequence GTGGATAAAGAGACATTAAAAAAACTTGAATTTGACAAAATAAAGGAATACATTTTGTCGTTTGCTACATCACAACTCGGGGTTGAACAAGTTGAGAAACTCTCACCGTTGACGAATAAGAGCATAATTGAGCGAGAGCTTAATTTGACGATTGAGATGAAAGATATACTTGCATATGACGACCCTTTTCCGATAGATGGGATAAAGGATATTCGGGTTGCCTTGCGCAGATGTGAAATTGAAGAGAGTTTCCTTTCCCCTCAGGATTTCCTTGATATAAAGTCGGTTCTTTCTGTTTCAAGATTGATAAGGGATTATCTAAGTAAACGAAGTCAGAAATATCCAAATCTTTGGGAGCTTGCGAGGAATATCTTTGTGAATAGAGTTCTTGAATATACGATTGATGAAGTCATTGATGAGAATGGAAATGTAAAGGATAGCGCAAGCGCAGAGTTAAGGCAGATTCGGGAGGAGATTTTGAGGAAACAGGATTATGTGAGGAGGAGATTGTATGCGATTTTAAAGCAGATTTCGGAGAGGGATTACACCCAGGATGATATAATTCCACAAAGGGATGGACGACTTGTGATACCTGTAAAGGTTGAACATAAAAGACATGTTGCTGGCGTCGTTCATGGGACTTCTTCAACTGGCTTAACGGTTTTCATTGAGCCAGCCGAGATAGTTGAGCTTAACAATGAGATATTGCAATTGCAGTTTCAAGAGCAGAAGGAAATTGAAAGAATCCTCAAGGGGTTAACTGATAAAGTGAGGGAGAATTTAAGGTATCTACAAACGAATGTCACTATACTTTCAAAGTTTGATTTCATTTATGCAAAGGCGAAGTTCGTCCTTCAAATAGATGGTCAGGTGCCTGAGGTTGCGGAAGAAGGTCAGATGATTTTTGAAGGCGCTTATCACCCGATTTTGTTGTTAAGGCATGGCAGGGGAAAAACTGTTTCGCTTGATTTTAAACTTGGAAATGGTTCTTCTGTTCTTGTCATATCTGGACCGAATTCAGGTGGTAAGACGGTTGTTTTAAAAACGGTGGGTTTGTTGACGCTTATGGTGCAGGCAGGGGTTCCAATTCCAGCAAAAGAGAAAAGCAGAGTGAGGATTTTTAAAAAAGTTTATATAGACATAGGTGATGAGCAATCGGTTGAAAGGGACCTTTCCTCGTTTGGTTCGCATGTGAAGAATTTAAAACGCATAATTTCGGAGGCGGATTCAAAAACGCTTGTTTTACTGGATGAACTTGGTTCAGGGACTGACCCGGCGGAGGGTGGGGCGTTGGGAATAGCAATAATTGAAAAGTTGAAGAGAAAAGGTTCTTTCGTTATCGTGACAACCCATAATAGTGCATTGAAATTTTATGCTTATAGTAATCCAGAAATTGAATGTGGCGCTATGGAGTTTGATCATCAGACGCTTGCGCCAACTTATAGATTGAGAATTGGTGTTCCAGGAAGTAGCTATGCGTTTGAGATCGCTAAACGGCTTGGGCTTGATGAGGATATCATAGTTGATGCGAGGAAAAGACTTGATGAATCACAAGTTAGGATTGAAGAAATTTTATCAAATCTTGAAGCGCTTGAGGTTGAGTATAGAAAAAAGGTTGCGGAATTGATGCTTAAAGAGGAAAGTTTAAATAAGATGTTGGCTGAGTATAAGCAAAAGCTCATTGAGGTTGAAAAAGAGCGCAAGAGAGCGAAGCGTGAGGCGATAGCTGAGCTTAGAGAGGTTGTGGAAAATGCGAGGGCGAGAATTGAGGAAGCGATAAGGAAAGTCAAGGAAACAAGCGCATCAAAGGAAAGCATAAAGAAGGCACACGCTGTGGCTGAGCAGATAGAAAGACAGTTTTACGAGATTTCAAAGCAGATTGAAACAGATGAAGGCATCGTTTCGGATGAGTTTAAACCTGGGGATTTTGTAAAGATGAAAGATGGAACGCAAGTTGGCGAGGTTTTGCAGGTTGAAGGAACAAACCTTGTTGTTGCTTTCGGTTCGGTCAAAATGGTTTTGAAAGCGGATGAGGTTGAAAAAGTAAGCCAAAAGGAAGCAAAGAAGTTATCCCTTGCGACTGATTTATTTGCATCCGTATCAACTAAAATTGATGTTCGTGGTATGAGAAGTGATGAGGCGATAACTGCTGTTGACAAGTTCATTGATACGAGTTTTTTGCATCGCTTAAAGCAAGTTCAAATAATTCACGGTAAAGGGACGGGAAAATTGAAAAAGGAAATAACGGAGTTTTTGAAGAGACATCCAAATGTTAAGTCGTTTAGATCTGGAAGTTGGGAGGAAGGTGGAGACGGTGTCACGATTGTTGAGTTAAATATTGATTAA